A genomic segment from Sulfuritalea hydrogenivorans sk43H encodes:
- the gcvH gene encoding glycine cleavage system protein GcvH, translated as MTTPTNLKYAASHEWARAEADGSVTIGITDHAQEALGDIVFLELPAVGRVVKAGEECAVVESVKAASDIYSPVSGEVIDINQAAADAPESINADAYGAWLFRIKPAGAAELATQLGALLDAAAYDATL; from the coding sequence ATGACCACCCCCACCAACCTGAAATACGCCGCCTCCCACGAATGGGCCCGCGCGGAAGCCGACGGCAGCGTCACCATCGGCATCACCGACCACGCCCAGGAAGCGCTGGGCGACATCGTCTTCCTCGAACTGCCGGCCGTCGGCCGCGTGGTCAAGGCCGGCGAGGAATGCGCCGTGGTCGAATCGGTCAAGGCCGCCTCCGACATCTACTCGCCGGTGTCCGGCGAAGTGATCGATATCAACCAAGCCGCCGCCGACGCGCCGGAGTCGATCAATGCCGACGCCTACGGTGCCTGGCTGTTCCGCATCAAGCCCGCCGGCGCGGCGGAACTCGCGACGCAACTCGGCGCCCTGCTCGACGCCGCCGCCTACGACGCCACGCTGTAA
- a CDS encoding putative bifunctional diguanylate cyclase/phosphodiesterase, translated as MQTHGIDPGTGFLDRSSCLELVSKLAFSAAAGNQLLAALWIDLSRLKQVNESFGHLGGDLVITQIAQRLREKSAGRGEWCRMGGDEFVCLIPNCDAEHTRQLAQDLLQAIEAPLRFGELFLHPSASIGIAILEQDEDPFAFLERADRAMSTAKRQGGGRAVASGEEPMPGRLGILLAREELAIENKLHLALENGGLSLHYQPIVGFDGRVEAVEALMRCTFDNELIPPARFIPVAEKTGLIIRLGEWSLLAGARYASQLDQAGYRTKVAINVSRAQLASPKFAQALHAALLCANVHPELIELELTESLFMDISETVQSNLNAAQKAGVGLAIDDFGTGYSCLANLKDIPATKLKLDRAFVIVLPQDRRAFSVIKAMSQLGRELGMTVVAEGVEEQSQLDSLREAGVDAIQGYIHAHAMPEEALLSWFQKRKTR; from the coding sequence ATGCAGACCCATGGTATCGATCCGGGCACCGGCTTTCTTGACCGCAGCAGTTGCCTGGAACTGGTAAGCAAACTCGCGTTCAGCGCGGCCGCCGGCAATCAATTGCTGGCGGCGCTCTGGATTGATCTCAGTCGCCTGAAGCAGGTCAATGAATCCTTCGGCCACCTCGGCGGCGACCTGGTCATCACCCAGATCGCCCAGCGCCTGCGCGAAAAATCGGCCGGGCGCGGCGAATGGTGCCGCATGGGCGGCGACGAGTTCGTCTGCCTGATCCCCAACTGCGACGCGGAACACACCCGGCAACTGGCACAGGACCTGCTGCAGGCGATCGAGGCGCCGCTGCGCTTCGGCGAGCTGTTCCTCCACCCTTCGGCCAGCATCGGCATCGCCATTCTTGAACAGGACGAGGATCCCTTCGCCTTCCTCGAACGCGCCGACCGCGCCATGAGCACCGCCAAGCGCCAGGGCGGCGGGCGCGCCGTGGCTTCCGGCGAGGAGCCGATGCCGGGGCGGCTGGGCATCCTGCTCGCACGCGAGGAACTGGCGATCGAGAACAAGCTGCACCTCGCCCTCGAAAATGGCGGACTGAGCCTGCACTACCAGCCGATCGTCGGCTTCGACGGCCGCGTCGAGGCGGTCGAGGCGCTGATGCGCTGCACCTTCGACAACGAACTGATTCCGCCGGCCCGGTTCATTCCGGTGGCCGAAAAGACCGGCCTGATCATCCGCCTCGGCGAATGGAGCCTGCTCGCCGGCGCGCGCTACGCCAGCCAGCTGGACCAGGCCGGCTACCGCACCAAGGTCGCGATCAACGTTTCCCGCGCGCAGCTGGCTTCGCCCAAGTTCGCCCAGGCCCTGCATGCCGCGCTGCTGTGCGCCAACGTCCATCCGGAGCTGATCGAGCTGGAGCTGACCGAATCGCTGTTCATGGACATCTCGGAAACGGTGCAGAGCAATTTGAACGCCGCGCAGAAAGCCGGGGTCGGGCTCGCCATCGACGATTTCGGCACCGGCTATTCCTGCCTGGCCAACCTGAAGGACATCCCGGCCACCAAGCTCAAGCTCGACCGCGCCTTCGTCATCGTGCTGCCCCAGGATCGCCGCGCCTTTTCCGTGATCAAGGCGATGTCGCAGCTCGGCCGCGAGCTGGGCATGACCGTGGTGGCCGAGGGCGTCGAGGAACAGTCGCAACTCGATTCCCTGCGGGAAGCGGGCGTCGACGCGATTCAGGGGTATATTCATGCGCATGCCATGCCTGAAGAGGCGCTCCTGAGCTGGTTTCAAAAAAGGAAAACAAGATGA
- a CDS encoding thiamine pyrophosphate-dependent enzyme, with protein sequence MEVSFSREVEQLRQGAGETFHGEGILAITKALLQSGVAYVGGYQGAPVSHLLDVMVQAGDYMAELGVQVEACSNEASAAAMLGASIHYPLRGAVTWKSVVGTNVAADALSNLASPGVVGGALIVVGEDYGEGASVIQERTHAFAMKSSLLLLDPRPQLPNMVRMVEHGFQLSEACNTPAILQLRVRACHVRGSFECADNRAPAMSRKALRDEPANFDYEKLAHPPATFRQEKLKTDQRLPAARRFIVERGLNEIFAGKREDIGIIVQGGLHNALVRALQQFNLADAFGDAEFPILALNVTYPLVSEQIADFCRGKRAVLVVEEGQPEFIEQEIATVLRRMDVNTAIHGKDLLQMAGEYTVEVIAQGLLKFLVRHAADVSVAGAQDWLAANAMRRKVVAEQLAAPLPPRPPQFCTGCPERPVFSALKLAQQNVGPVHIAADIGCHSFATFEPFGFGHTILGYGMSLASRAGVSPMLKRRALAVMGDGGFWHNGLLTGVESALFNNDDAVLLIMKNGYTSATGTQDIISTPDDETKATAENKHQSLVDRNHTIEDTLKGIGVTWLRTVPSYEVDGMRRTLEEAFTTDVGGLKVIIAEGECQLERQRRVKPWLAGLLKAGKRVVRVKYGVDEDVCSGDHSCIRLSGCPTLTLKDSGDPLKLDPVATVIDGCVGCGLCGENAHAATLCPSFYRVDIVQNPGLGERLLSALRRGIIGMFRKS encoded by the coding sequence ATGGAGGTTTCCTTCAGCAGGGAGGTGGAGCAGTTGCGCCAGGGCGCCGGCGAGACTTTCCACGGCGAGGGCATACTCGCGATCACCAAGGCGCTGCTGCAATCGGGCGTGGCCTATGTCGGCGGCTACCAGGGCGCGCCGGTGTCGCACCTGCTCGACGTCATGGTGCAGGCCGGGGACTACATGGCCGAGCTCGGCGTGCAGGTCGAGGCCTGTTCCAACGAGGCCTCGGCGGCGGCGATGCTGGGCGCCTCGATCCACTATCCGCTGCGCGGCGCCGTGACATGGAAATCCGTGGTCGGCACCAACGTCGCTGCCGACGCCTTGTCCAACCTCGCCTCGCCGGGCGTGGTCGGCGGCGCGCTGATCGTCGTCGGCGAGGATTACGGCGAGGGTGCCAGCGTGATCCAGGAACGCACCCATGCCTTCGCCATGAAGTCGTCCCTGCTGCTGCTCGATCCGCGGCCGCAACTGCCGAACATGGTGCGCATGGTGGAGCACGGCTTCCAGCTTTCCGAGGCCTGCAACACGCCGGCCATCCTGCAGTTGCGCGTGCGCGCCTGCCACGTGCGCGGCAGCTTCGAATGCGCGGACAACCGCGCGCCCGCCATGTCGCGCAAGGCCCTGCGCGACGAACCGGCCAACTTCGATTACGAGAAGCTGGCGCATCCGCCGGCAACCTTCCGCCAGGAAAAACTCAAGACCGACCAGCGCCTGCCGGCGGCGCGGCGCTTCATCGTCGAGCGCGGACTCAACGAAATTTTTGCGGGGAAACGCGAGGACATCGGCATCATCGTGCAGGGCGGCCTGCACAACGCGCTGGTGCGCGCGCTGCAGCAGTTCAATCTCGCCGATGCCTTCGGCGACGCCGAGTTTCCCATCCTCGCGCTCAATGTCACCTATCCGCTGGTGTCCGAACAGATTGCCGATTTCTGCCGCGGCAAGCGCGCCGTGCTGGTGGTCGAGGAGGGCCAGCCCGAGTTCATCGAGCAGGAAATCGCCACCGTCCTGCGCCGCATGGATGTGAACACCGCGATCCACGGCAAGGACCTGCTGCAGATGGCCGGCGAGTACACCGTCGAAGTCATCGCGCAGGGGCTGCTCAAGTTTCTCGTCCGCCATGCCGCCGATGTATCGGTCGCCGGCGCGCAGGACTGGCTGGCTGCCAACGCCATGCGGCGCAAGGTCGTTGCCGAGCAGCTCGCCGCGCCGCTGCCGCCGCGCCCGCCGCAGTTCTGCACCGGCTGTCCCGAACGGCCGGTGTTTTCCGCCTTGAAGCTGGCACAGCAAAACGTCGGCCCGGTGCACATCGCAGCCGACATCGGTTGCCACTCGTTTGCCACCTTCGAGCCCTTCGGCTTCGGCCACACCATCCTCGGCTACGGCATGAGCCTGGCCAGCCGCGCCGGCGTCTCGCCCATGCTCAAGCGCCGCGCGCTGGCGGTGATGGGCGATGGCGGCTTCTGGCACAACGGCCTGCTCACCGGCGTCGAGTCGGCGCTGTTCAACAACGACGACGCCGTGTTGCTGATCATGAAGAACGGCTATACCTCGGCCACCGGCACGCAGGACATCATCTCGACGCCCGACGACGAGACCAAGGCCACGGCGGAAAACAAGCACCAGAGCCTGGTCGACCGCAACCACACCATCGAGGACACGCTCAAGGGCATCGGCGTCACGTGGCTGCGCACGGTGCCGAGCTACGAAGTCGATGGCATGCGGCGCACGCTGGAGGAGGCCTTCACCACCGATGTCGGCGGCCTCAAGGTCATCATCGCCGAAGGCGAATGCCAGCTCGAACGGCAACGCCGCGTCAAGCCCTGGCTGGCGGGGCTGCTCAAGGCGGGCAAGCGCGTGGTGCGGGTGAAGTACGGCGTCGATGAGGATGTCTGCTCGGGCGACCATTCCTGCATCCGGCTTTCCGGCTGCCCGACGCTGACGTTGAAGGACAGCGGTGATCCGCTGAAACTCGATCCGGTCGCCACGGTCATCGATGGCTGCGTCGGCTGCGGCCTGTGCGGCGAGAACGCGCATGCCGCGACGCTGTGCCCGTCGTTCTATCGCGTCGACATCGTGCAGAACCCCGGCCTTGGCGAACGGCTGCTTTCCGCGCTGCGCCGCGGCATCATCGGAATGTTCCGGAAATCATGA
- a CDS encoding arylamine N-acetyltransferase family protein has protein sequence MNTDTLDLAAYLARTGYTGAIAPTRQALEALHLAHATHIPFENIDILLGRPIALDLASLQAKLVGRRRGGYCFEHNLLLAAVLREFGFGVTQLAARVRYRTTAVLPRTHMLLLVEAEGSRWLADVGFGGEGLLLPVPFGSGAEVRHYAWSYRVIKEADGQWVLQSLRDGSWCDLYAFTLEPQQAVDYELANHYTATHPKSRFVQTLTVQLPHPEKRMILRNRELVEDHGDIVTTRTLESDEEMRRILNESFGLELAPEHVATVCRKVGDGDTANR, from the coding sequence ATGAACACTGACACGCTGGACCTTGCGGCCTACCTGGCCCGCACCGGCTATACCGGCGCCATCGCCCCCACCCGGCAGGCGCTGGAGGCGTTGCATCTGGCGCATGCGACGCATATCCCTTTCGAGAACATCGACATCCTGCTCGGCCGGCCGATCGCGCTCGACCTGGCCAGCCTTCAGGCCAAGCTGGTCGGCCGGCGCCGCGGCGGCTACTGCTTCGAACACAACCTGCTGCTGGCGGCCGTGCTGCGCGAGTTCGGCTTCGGCGTCACCCAGCTCGCCGCGCGCGTGCGCTATCGCACTACCGCCGTGCTGCCGCGCACCCACATGCTGCTGCTGGTCGAGGCCGAAGGCAGCCGCTGGCTGGCCGATGTCGGCTTCGGCGGCGAAGGCCTGCTGCTGCCGGTTCCCTTCGGTTCCGGTGCAGAGGTGCGGCATTACGCCTGGAGCTATCGCGTCATCAAGGAAGCCGACGGCCAGTGGGTCCTGCAATCCCTGCGCGACGGTTCGTGGTGCGACCTCTATGCGTTCACGCTGGAGCCGCAGCAGGCCGTCGATTACGAGCTCGCCAACCATTACACCGCAACGCACCCCAAGTCGCGCTTCGTGCAGACCCTGACCGTGCAACTGCCGCATCCGGAGAAACGCATGATCCTGCGCAACCGCGAACTCGTCGAAGATCACGGCGACATCGTGACGACGCGCACGCTGGAAAGCGATGAGGAGATGCGTCGGATTCTGAACGAGAGTTTCGGCCTGGAGCTTGCGCCGGAGCATGTCGCTACGGTCTGCCGCAAAGTCGGCGATGGCGACACGGCGAATCGCTGA
- the gcvP gene encoding aminomethyl-transferring glycine dehydrogenase: MHADNLTTPLIQLEHGDEFIGRHIGPNEHVIGGMLAAIGTASLSTLIGETVPATIRLQRPLDLPPPMPEHAALAALKTIAAKNVLKKSLIGQGYYGTHTPPVILRNLFENPGWYTAYTPYQAEIAQGRLEALLNYQQMVIDLTGLEIANASLLDEATAAAEAMTMARRVSKARGNVFFVDEAAFPQTIDVIKTRAAYFGFELVFGRPEEAAQHELFGALLQYPNARGEISDLTTAIATIKGKGGVVAVASDLMALVLLKSPGDMGADIALGSAQRFGVPMGFGGPHAAFFATREAHVRSMPGRIIGVSKDARGKTAYRMALQTREQHIRREKANSNICTSQVLLANMAGMYAVWHGPEGLRTIAARIHRLAALLAGGLGVTERDFFDSFEIRVGAGDTAKYMKAACDAGYNLRRVDEQTIGISLDETTTREDVAALLAIFGKTTPVEALDAARPCAIPASLQRREPILTHPVFNTHHTEHGMLRYLKRLQNRDLALDHAMIPLGSCTMKLNAAAEMIPVSWPEFGQMHPFAPLDQAQGYAELIDGLESQLKAITGFDAVCMQPNSGAQGEYAGLVAIRRFQAANGQGSRNVCLIPKSAHGTNPATAQMCGLEVVVVACDDSGNVDVEDLKAKAAQHAANLSCLMITYPSTHGVFEEAVKDICAIVHAHGGQVYMDGANLNAQVGLCRPADIGADVSHINLHKTFAIPHGGGGPGMGPIGLKAHLAPFMANHAVQTVAGPHGGQGAVSAAPWGSASILPISWMYITMMGGTGLTRATEIAILNANYVAAKLKDHYPVLYTGSQGRVAHECILDVRAIKAQTGVAEIDIAKRLMDYGFHAPTVSFPVAGTLMVEPTESEDKAELDRFCAAMVSIRDEIRKIELGEWTLDGSPLKHAPHTEADVIGEWTRPYSREQAVFPLPWVAENKFWPYVNRIDDVHGDRNLFCGCVPMENYATG; this comes from the coding sequence ATGCACGCCGACAACCTGACGACACCGCTGATCCAGCTCGAACACGGCGACGAATTCATCGGCCGCCACATCGGCCCCAATGAACATGTCATCGGCGGCATGCTGGCCGCGATCGGCACCGCATCGCTGTCCACGCTGATCGGCGAAACGGTGCCGGCGACGATCCGCCTGCAGCGTCCGCTCGACCTGCCGCCGCCGATGCCGGAGCACGCCGCGCTGGCCGCGCTGAAAACCATCGCGGCAAAGAACGTGCTGAAGAAATCGTTGATCGGTCAGGGCTATTACGGCACGCACACGCCGCCGGTAATCCTGCGCAACCTGTTCGAGAACCCCGGCTGGTACACCGCCTACACGCCCTACCAGGCCGAGATCGCCCAGGGCCGACTGGAGGCGCTGCTCAACTACCAGCAGATGGTGATCGACCTCACCGGCCTCGAAATCGCCAATGCCTCGCTGCTCGACGAGGCCACCGCCGCCGCCGAGGCCATGACCATGGCGCGGCGCGTTTCCAAGGCCAGGGGCAATGTGTTCTTCGTCGATGAAGCGGCCTTCCCGCAGACCATCGACGTGATCAAAACGCGCGCCGCGTATTTCGGTTTCGAGCTGGTCTTCGGCCGACCCGAAGAGGCCGCGCAACATGAGTTGTTCGGCGCCCTGCTGCAATACCCGAATGCGCGCGGCGAAATTTCCGATCTCACCACCGCTATCGCCACCATCAAGGGCAAGGGCGGCGTGGTGGCCGTCGCATCCGACCTGATGGCGCTGGTGCTGCTGAAATCGCCCGGCGACATGGGCGCCGACATCGCGCTCGGCTCGGCCCAGCGCTTCGGCGTGCCGATGGGCTTCGGCGGCCCGCACGCGGCCTTCTTCGCCACGCGCGAAGCGCACGTGCGCTCGATGCCGGGCCGCATCATCGGCGTCTCGAAGGATGCGCGCGGCAAGACTGCCTACCGCATGGCGCTGCAAACCCGCGAGCAGCACATCCGGCGCGAGAAGGCCAATTCCAACATCTGCACCTCGCAGGTGCTGTTGGCCAACATGGCCGGCATGTACGCGGTGTGGCACGGCCCCGAAGGCCTGCGCACCATCGCCGCGCGCATCCACCGCCTGGCGGCGCTGCTGGCCGGCGGGCTGGGCGTCACCGAACGCGATTTCTTCGACAGCTTTGAAATAAGAGTCGGCGCTGGCGACACGGCGAAATACATGAAAGCCGCCTGCGACGCCGGCTACAACCTGCGCCGTGTCGATGAGCAAACCATCGGCATCAGCCTCGACGAAACCACCACGCGCGAGGACGTTGCCGCACTGCTCGCGATCTTCGGCAAGACCACCCCGGTCGAAGCGCTCGACGCCGCGCGGCCCTGCGCGATTCCCGCCTCGCTGCAGCGTCGCGAGCCGATCCTGACGCACCCGGTGTTCAACACGCACCACACCGAGCACGGCATGCTGCGCTACCTCAAGCGCCTGCAGAACCGCGACCTCGCGCTCGACCACGCCATGATCCCGCTCGGCTCCTGCACCATGAAGCTCAACGCCGCCGCCGAGATGATTCCGGTGTCCTGGCCCGAGTTCGGCCAGATGCATCCCTTCGCGCCGCTCGACCAGGCGCAGGGCTACGCCGAGTTGATCGACGGGCTGGAAAGCCAGCTCAAGGCGATCACCGGCTTCGATGCCGTCTGCATGCAGCCGAATTCCGGCGCGCAGGGCGAATACGCCGGCCTCGTGGCGATCCGCCGTTTCCAGGCCGCCAACGGGCAAGGCAGCCGCAACGTCTGCCTGATCCCGAAGTCGGCCCACGGCACCAACCCCGCCACGGCCCAGATGTGCGGCCTGGAAGTGGTGGTCGTGGCCTGCGACGACAGCGGGAACGTCGACGTCGAGGATCTCAAGGCCAAGGCCGCGCAGCACGCGGCGAACCTGTCCTGCCTGATGATCACCTACCCGTCGACCCACGGCGTGTTCGAGGAAGCGGTGAAGGACATCTGCGCCATCGTCCATGCCCACGGCGGACAGGTGTACATGGACGGCGCCAACCTCAACGCCCAGGTGGGGCTGTGCCGGCCGGCCGACATCGGCGCCGACGTCTCGCACATCAACCTGCACAAGACCTTCGCCATCCCGCACGGCGGCGGCGGGCCGGGCATGGGGCCGATCGGCCTCAAGGCGCACCTCGCGCCCTTCATGGCCAACCACGCGGTGCAGACCGTCGCCGGACCGCACGGCGGCCAGGGCGCGGTGTCGGCGGCACCCTGGGGCTCGGCCTCGATCCTGCCGATCTCCTGGATGTACATCACCATGATGGGCGGCACGGGGCTCACCCGCGCCACCGAGATCGCGATCCTCAACGCCAACTACGTCGCGGCCAAACTCAAGGACCACTACCCGGTGCTCTACACCGGCAGCCAGGGCCGCGTCGCCCACGAGTGCATCCTCGACGTGCGCGCCATCAAGGCGCAAACCGGTGTCGCCGAAATCGATATCGCCAAGCGCCTGATGGACTACGGCTTCCACGCGCCGACGGTGAGCTTCCCGGTGGCCGGCACGCTGATGGTGGAACCCACCGAATCGGAAGACAAGGCCGAACTCGACCGCTTCTGCGCCGCAATGGTCAGCATCCGTGACGAGATCCGCAAGATCGAGCTCGGCGAATGGACGCTCGATGGCAGCCCGCTGAAGCACGCCCCGCACACCGAGGCGGACGTGATCGGCGAGTGGACCCGACCCTAC
- the lexA gene encoding transcriptional repressor LexA yields the protein MADDLTSRQREILDFIRNSLEVFSVPPTRAEIASAFGFASPNAAEDHLKALAKKGAITLEHGSARGIRLVEQLGLPLIGTVAAGSPLLAVENRLGQLRIDPGLFTPQADFLLRVRGLSMIEAGILDGDLLAVHRTSEAANGQIVIARIGDEVTVKRFKRRGTMVELIAENRDFAPILVNTRKESLTIEGIAVGLIRDGRTL from the coding sequence ATGGCCGACGATCTCACTTCCCGCCAGCGGGAAATTCTTGATTTCATCCGCAACAGCCTGGAAGTCTTCAGCGTGCCGCCGACGCGCGCCGAAATTGCCAGCGCGTTTGGTTTCGCCTCGCCCAATGCCGCCGAAGATCACCTCAAGGCGCTGGCCAAAAAGGGCGCGATCACGCTGGAACACGGTTCCGCGCGCGGCATCCGGCTGGTGGAGCAGCTCGGCCTGCCGCTGATCGGCACCGTTGCCGCCGGCAGCCCCTTGCTGGCGGTGGAAAACCGCCTGGGCCAGTTGCGCATCGACCCCGGACTCTTCACGCCGCAGGCAGATTTCCTGCTGCGCGTGCGCGGCCTGTCGATGATCGAGGCCGGTATCCTCGACGGCGACCTGCTCGCCGTGCATCGCACCTCCGAAGCCGCCAACGGCCAGATCGTCATCGCCCGCATCGGCGACGAAGTCACCGTCAAGCGCTTCAAGCGGCGCGGCACCATGGTCGAACTGATCGCCGAGAACCGCGACTTCGCCCCCATCCTGGTCAATACGCGCAAGGAATCCTTGACCATCGAGGGCATTGCGGTAGGCCTCATCCGCGACGGCCGGACCTTGTAA
- a CDS encoding HDOD domain-containing protein — translation MRSTDDESTPPPPPSVDALLEGSLKDIGIPPRPTILDRISREMLQDEPDYKRLANVIGADVSLSAALIKTANSPFFGFRNRVRSVNEALMMLGLDVASRAIAGIILRKTFPNSLHLERFWDASARIARLSGWLAQHVGHNKLRPDDAYTFGLFRDAGIPVLLLRFPGYEKILARANSEDSRSFTAVEDAQLPTNHAMVGCLLAQSWWLPEELCLAIRHHHDTAVIETPSITPPLTSRYRIAMAQFAEHLVQRHTGLSHTHEWQKLGDGCLRLLDITEDDIDGILAEALPVIEAED, via the coding sequence ATGAGAAGCACCGACGACGAGTCGACGCCGCCACCGCCGCCATCGGTCGACGCACTGCTGGAAGGCTCGCTCAAGGACATCGGAATCCCGCCGCGGCCGACCATTCTCGACCGCATCTCGCGCGAAATGCTGCAGGACGAGCCCGACTACAAGCGCCTGGCCAATGTCATCGGCGCCGACGTCAGCCTTTCGGCAGCCCTGATCAAGACCGCCAATTCGCCCTTCTTCGGCTTCCGCAACCGGGTGCGTTCGGTCAACGAGGCGCTGATGATGCTCGGCCTCGATGTGGCCAGCCGGGCGATCGCCGGCATCATCCTGCGCAAGACCTTTCCCAACTCGCTCCACCTCGAACGCTTCTGGGATGCCTCGGCGCGCATCGCGCGCCTGTCCGGCTGGCTGGCGCAGCACGTGGGCCACAACAAGCTGCGACCGGATGATGCCTATACCTTCGGCCTGTTTCGCGACGCCGGCATCCCGGTGCTGCTGTTGCGCTTTCCCGGCTACGAAAAAATCCTGGCCAGGGCCAACAGCGAAGACAGCCGCAGCTTTACCGCCGTCGAAGATGCGCAACTGCCGACCAACCACGCCATGGTCGGCTGCCTGCTGGCACAAAGCTGGTGGTTGCCGGAAGAACTCTGCCTTGCCATTCGCCATCACCACGATACCGCGGTGATCGAGACGCCCTCCATCACCCCGCCTCTCACCAGCCGCTATCGCATCGCCATGGCGCAGTTCGCCGAACACCTGGTGCAGCGCCATACCGGGCTGAGCCATACCCACGAATGGCAGAAGCTCGGCGACGGCTGCCTGCGCCTGCTGGACATCACCGAAGACGACATCGACGGCATCCTCGCCGAGGCACTGCCGGTAATAGAGGCGGAAGATTGA
- the gcvT gene encoding glycine cleavage system aminomethyltransferase GcvT codes for MPLRTPLYDSHLAAGAKMVDFSGWEMPINYGSQIEEHHAVRRDAGMFDVSHMCALDLVGPDATRWLRHLLANDVAKLTVPGKALYSCLLKEDGGVIDDLIVYFFTPEHFRIVVNAGTADKDIAWMRAQLTGFKATLTQRREGKDALAMIAVQGPNARERFWTAFPAMRGATVMLGVFQAAEVDGWLVARTGYTGEDGFEIALPAADAGPVWQKLLEAGVKPCGLGARDTLRLEAGMNLYGQDMDESISPYEAGLKWTVDLKDAARDFIGKSALEGANARQVRNQFAGLLLLDRGVLRAHQKVITPQGEGEITSGTFSPSLNQSIALARLPVGVALGSEVEVEIRDKRLKARVVKPSFVRNGTPLL; via the coding sequence ATGCCGCTGCGCACCCCGCTCTACGACTCCCACCTCGCCGCCGGCGCCAAGATGGTCGATTTCTCCGGCTGGGAGATGCCGATCAACTACGGCTCGCAGATCGAGGAGCACCACGCCGTGCGCCGCGACGCCGGCATGTTCGACGTCTCCCACATGTGCGCGCTCGACCTCGTCGGCCCCGATGCCACGCGCTGGCTGCGGCATCTCCTGGCCAACGACGTGGCCAAGCTGACCGTGCCGGGCAAGGCGCTGTATTCCTGCCTGCTGAAGGAAGATGGCGGCGTGATCGACGACCTGATCGTGTATTTCTTCACCCCCGAACACTTCCGCATCGTGGTCAACGCCGGCACCGCCGACAAGGACATCGCCTGGATGCGCGCGCAGCTGACCGGATTCAAGGCCACGCTGACGCAGCGCCGCGAGGGCAAGGATGCGCTGGCCATGATCGCGGTGCAGGGGCCAAACGCCCGCGAACGCTTCTGGACCGCCTTCCCCGCCATGCGCGGCGCAACCGTGATGCTCGGCGTGTTCCAGGCCGCCGAAGTGGACGGCTGGCTGGTCGCCCGCACCGGCTACACCGGCGAAGACGGCTTCGAGATCGCGCTGCCGGCCGCCGACGCCGGACCGGTCTGGCAGAAGCTGCTGGAGGCCGGCGTCAAGCCCTGCGGCCTCGGTGCCCGTGACACGCTGCGCCTCGAAGCCGGCATGAATCTCTACGGCCAGGACATGGACGAGAGCATCTCGCCCTATGAGGCCGGACTCAAATGGACGGTCGACCTGAAGGACGCCGCGCGTGACTTCATCGGCAAGTCGGCGCTGGAGGGTGCAAATGCGCGGCAAGTACGCAACCAATTCGCCGGCCTCTTGCTGCTCGACCGCGGCGTGCTGCGCGCCCACCAGAAAGTCATCACGCCGCAGGGCGAGGGCGAAATCACCAGCGGCACGTTTTCGCCCAGCCTGAACCAGTCGATCGCGCTGGCCCGCCTGCCGGTGGGCGTGGCCCTCGGCAGCGAAGTCGAGGTCGAAATCCGCGACAAGCGCCTCAAGGCGCGCGTCGTCAAACCCAGTTTTGTCCGCAACGGAACCCCCTTACTCTGA